The stretch of DNA TTCAAAAATGCATGACTATATTTGGTGTTTTTACAAAGCGAGGATACAAGAACAGTACAAATCATTTTCACCAAGGTtgtaccaccatgcttcaacacAGACTGAGCAGAATTTGTATTCTAATAGCAATAGCTTTATTATTCTTAATCCAAAAACCTATTACCATTTTGGATTAAGGGCACATCACTTTGAAGCAACACTTTTAGTAGCAGTCGGAgatcaaaatgtttaaaaaattagAATTACAGAATATGATACAAAACAACTCCTAACTGCATCTAATCGTGATTAATGATATACCAGTATGTGAACTTTATGAGGACATGGTCAAATGTAAATGTGGGATAATAAGCCTGCCTAGTATCTACAATTCCATTAAGGACCCCTCGGACAAATCACAAACGCACTGCTTAACCCTCTAAATTAAAGTTGTCATCTGACATTGTATGTTAATATGCTTGAGCCCCATAAGATATTAAATTGTCACATAAATggttaaacacatttttttttttgttatggGGAAATTAAAGTGATGCTGTAATTTTGACTTCAAACTCTAGGGGGcaaatgtattgtactgtactaggTAGTTTGAAAGGCTTCTGCATATCACTGTTTTAGGAATAGTTTTACTATGTACAGATGGAGTTAAGTAAACTAGTTTGCTTAGAATGCATGCTTAGGACACATTAGTCATATTTACAATTTCCTTACATACAGTATCATGCTATCTTGACCCTCTAGTGGACTGTCAATACAATATTTCTAACTGCTTTACAATACCTTTAACAATACTTGTTTATTCACATGAGCATACACCCTCTTAATAAATATTTCAATAGTGTAGTAAAACCCAATGCATAAACAGTAAATCGTTTGAAAAAAGATACATATTTGTATTTTAAATAGTTTGACAAAATATACATGGCAATGTTACATCTCAATGTCACAGTGGTTTGGCTTCACTTTGAACCAAGATTTGTCTTCTAGTGACAGAATTGTAGGTACCGTTTGTACTCTGATTTGTCCTTTACACAGATCTGATGATCTATGCTGGGGTGAATTCAATTTCCTTAAATGAAATGTATAGTGTATAAAATCCCCATAGGTAATTTTCAATTGAGCAGATTTCCAGATGAATTTATTCCAATTATGGTATGGAAAGGCTTTGTAAAGTTGCAAAGACAGTATTTCACCAATAATGTGTCTAAGAAAAGCTGTATTATTCTCAACTTTTGAATGAGAAGggaagggaaagagggatacctagtcagttgtacaactgaatgcattcaactgaaatctattcaactgaaatgtgtcttccgcatttaacccaaccagtGATTTCCTATAAAGAAATTGGAGTATACAAAGTCTCTATGAAGGAACctgagagaagagaagtagagaaaTTGTACTGTAGGACATCTCATGACTCTACCCTCATATGGGATTTCGTTCCAGTGATGCACTTCAATAAAGCACCCTGTGGCATTTTGACTGTAAACACAGAATCTGATTGTACGGCTTGAGATGCAATTAGGACCTGTAAaattacaaaaacaacagaatatTTTATATACAAAAGTCCCTCGTATATAAGACTCCCTACAAGGGTGATATTTGATCGTAGGCATTAAACAGCATAAGATATGCTGTAGTAGCAAAAACAGATGGGGATGGAGCAGGAGGAGTACATTTTGACATTGGTGGGACTGTGCCAGGACACCTTAGGAGGCTACTGCTGCTTAAAATTCTTTGGCACCTCCATTCCTGTTAGTAGGGTAACCTGTGAAGGACAAACATTACAAAATGAGATCATGACAGACTAAGCTGCTGACTCGAGATCCAGGATTTGACTTTCAGGAGCCACAGAGCTTACTAACTCAACATAATGTATATTTGCTGGTACGTAAGAATGGAATAAAAATATGTGCATATGCAGTTTAACATATCCCTAATTTGAAATGAATTTCATTACTAAATTAAGGCCATAATCCTTGAATTTCGAGACAAAACTACCCAAATTTGTACAAAAAAACAATGTTCTCCAGAGTTTTACCATCTAAGCaactctgtctgactgtctgctcaCCTGGACATTCCTGTTGATGCTGACAGCAGGCATGAAGACTCCCTCCAGGTTCTCGAAGGCCACGGGGCCATGCTGCTGTTTGTTGATAAAGAATGTTACAGTGTGCTTGTTCAGGTCCAGCAGGATGCCCACAGTGGCACCCTTGCTGATGCCCCCCTCGGCcctgcagaacacacacacacacacacacacacacacacacacacacacacacacacacacacacacacacacacacacacacacacacacacacacacacacacacacacacacacacacacacacacacacacacacacacacacacacacacactgagtctaGGCCTAATGGACCATATCAAAACAGATCAAACAGGCCCTTTGAGAGTGGTATGGGATCTCAGAGGGATAGAGGGTTGCCAATGACTCCAAACACAGTTTGCAGCAAATGGCTTTCAGCAGTTTCCTCTATTCAAAACATTAGATTTGACCTAATTGCAAAATAATGTGTGTTTtgtatgtaggctgtgtgtgaatTGATGTACAGTAAATCCAGATTACTTGTGGTTCACCAAATATATGAAAACCGCCTCTTGAGCTTCTCCTTCAGGGTGTGTAGCTTTCTCCATTCCAATGGCACAAAGTCAAATAAATACATCAGTATCCAAACATCTTAAATACTTTGGCAATGCAAAGCTGTATGTAAATAGTTAAACTCAATCCAGTCAACTCACCCAAAAAGCCAGCAGATTTTTGGTTTTTGAGAGTGAGCAGCTCAAACAACAAAATGGTGGAAGTGTGAAAGCATCACCGTTGTCAAACAGCTATGTCATGATTATGTCATGATTTCCAGATTTCCATTATGCTATGTCATGATTTCCAGAGAAATCCACTAGGCGAAAGAAACAAACAAGCAGAATTGCAAGCAAAAATCTGCCTTTGATGATTACCTGACATTCATGTATACCTGGCactttaatgagggaaatgagtGTGTCATTGTGGGTGATAGGCTCCAACGTGACAGCTGACAGGAAGAGAAATAATGAGGGTGAACAAACACGAAGATGATCACAGGGAAACCTTTGAATCAGCTACTGAAAATGGTAACTACTACTGCATTATTGTTCATTAAGGGGGAAGGAGGATTGTGCTTTGTGTATTCTTGTCTCTGGATGTAGATTGCTAAGCCTGTGGAATTTGAATCTATGTATTTCATTACTCTATGCTACTCAGTAAGTATACAGTATAAGATTAAGTAAAAATGGATTTTCACAAAAGAATAAGATCACTGCCCTACAAATTATCTCTTCCATTTACAACTAACTGCCTGCCAATATTGTACGTGCGTAAGTGGGCTATTTCTGACAGTATGACACACAATGAGGATGATGATTATTTCTAAACTTGGTTAGCTGTGGAGGAGCAGGAGTCAGCCTTCCACCCCTGAGAGATGTCCCACCTACCTGTTGGTGTGGGAGTTGTTGTGCATGAACCAGCTGCGGTTGTTGTCCACGTACATGGCCCAGGCCTTATCATCCTTCCCCAGCATCATGTCCTTCATCGTGTTGATCCTCGCCACCCCGAACGCAGGGTCCGGGTGGTTGTCATAGCGATCCACCATGAGCTCCCAGTAATGTACCCCCTTGGAGAAGGCGGCAGTCCCCAGCACCACACGGTCATCATAGCTGTTGCAGCTCACCGTCTGGTTCTCATTGGTCAACACAATGTCCCTGTGAGCCGAGGCGGGGTCGAAGGTGAACCACGCCACTGCAGGAGAGACAAAGTAGAGCAGTAGGATGAGTCAGAGAGAAACGAGAACATTTCCAGGTCTCTAGGCTATGGCTGCCTGAGTGAACCTTAGTGGAAGATGGAGAGCAGGAAAGAATGAAACATGATGCTATTATAGAACAGCACGATCAGCTAGGACCCTATGGTGGGCTGCATACCGGGAGATGACACATGAAATATTCACAAAGCGCCACAATGAAAAATTCAACTTGATGTTCTCATTTAAATGTCAAGCACTGGATTAATTCTCATTCCGCAGAACTTTGCCCATAAGGCGCTGTATCAAATCATTGCAATGTATTGCTTTAATTAGCCCCATTCCTCAGAGAGACACTGCTATGTTGGAATAAACAGTTATCTGGCACACGACAGGCACTCACTAAGGCCTCCACATGCAGAGATCCATTGTTATTGCAATTGGCAGAGCCATAGCTGGAGCCGCCTGCACTCTAAGTCTaaactctctccctgtctcaccgCTCTGTCAGCCGTCAGCACATTGCCATGCTTTGCCTCCCAATCTCAGCCTTACACTCAATCAATGGCATCGACAacctattctctctccctctgctctctctctctgtcttccctccaGAACTGACATGCTAGAGTAATCACAGTCTGGCACGCGCTCGCTGTCATCCTTTGCTAAACAGCAAGACCACTTCCACTGTCTGCCAGCACTATATCAGGACTGGACACCTCTTTAGTGGAGCTCCTTCAGCTCTGGTTCTGGCATGGCGCTGCCTGGTGTTTACTGCTCTCAGCTTTGAGGCAGATAAACCAGGAGGATTCTGGGGACTCGGTCCCGGCTAGCACCACCACACCCAGCCAGGACAGTGACAGATTGCACaagtcaaatcaaactttatttgtcacatgtgccgaatacaacaagtgtagaccttactgtgaaatgcgtacttacaagcccttaaccaacagtgcagttcaagaagagttaagaaaatatttaccaaataatctaaagtaagaaataataaaaagtaacacaataaaaggacaataacaaggctatatacagggggtactggtattgagtcagtgtgcgggggtacaggttatttgaggtaatttgtacatgtaggtaggggtgaagtgactatgcatagataattaacagcgagtagcagcagtgtacaaaacaatgttaatagtctgggtggccatttgattcattgttcagcagtcttatggcttgggggtagaagctgttaaggagcttttCGATCCTCGACTTGGCCCTCTGGTAcgacttgctgtgcggtagcagaaaaaACAGCCTATAacctgggtgactggagtctctgacaattttatgggctttcctctgacactgcctattatataggtcctggatggcaggaagcttggccccagtgatgtactgggccgtacacactaccctctgtagcgccttacggtcagatgccgagcagttgccattcctCAGAGTCGCCTTCCATTAAAGTGGGATCGGGATGCCATTGCCGTTAAGGACACAAACAAGAGTGTTGCTGGTTGATGGAAGGGAGAGGCTCTGTAGGCAAACAGCAGGCCTGGATGTCCCAGAGGACTAGCTTGGCTCAGCAGCACTGAATACAGAGTATCATACTGTACCCCGGGTACTAATTAAGCCTGCCGTCCCCTGGTACCCAGTCAGAGAGAGGTCTTCCCTTCCTTCCCTTTCTTGTCTACAGTTAGGtccacagagagagaagacagaaagaAAACCCACCGTCAGATGTCTTCAGCACCACAGTTTTGCTATAGGGCCCCACCCCGGTGGAGTTGTAGGCCTTGACTCTGGCGTTGTAGGAACTGTTGAAGTGGAGGCCGTCCACGGTGCACACGGTCTCCTTCCCGACATACACCTCCTGCAGATATACATTACAGCACAGGACCATCTGGCGTTAGTTAGAGCTCTGACTCCAGCATAAGCACTATGAATAATAAAATATTCCGTAGAGGTGACAACTGTTGTCTATAGGTGAAATTTACTCCACATATAATTACAGTGGAAATGTATTACACATATTGAAATAATCTTGGCTAAATAAAATATTTCCCATAGATTCCTTGCATTGCATAATGAGCATCAACTTTCTTTGATTAAAGTTTAAAATTCTTTGACTAAATCTACTGTTAAAACAGCAGAGCGTGAAGTGCTCCATCCTAGTGTCAGACTACATGGAGCGTCGGACATGACGACACACACCATCTCTAATATATGAAGGATTATCTGACCCTGTATTGACCCCCATTGCCATCGTCCAGCTCCAGGACGTAGCCTTCGATGGGGTTGCTAGGGAACACACTGACCCTCCAGGCCAGGGTGGCACTGTTGTTGCGGGTGCAGCACTTCTCTAGCTGCAGCAGGGGGGCCGGGGGCACCGTGGCAGACTCCACTGGAATAGAAACGGATAGCAGGAACACCACAGAGGAGTTAACATCTATCACTGCATGGATAAGTAGCGGTGATAGTGGTTGTTGTCAGGCAGGTGTCAATATTAAAAGGGAAGAGTGTAAAGGGTAAAACATGCATGGGAGGAGAGCACTGTCGGGACCACTCTATGCCCCTTAACATGGTGGCCTGGTGTGGGCTGGCAGGTCTCAAGGAGGAAAAGGGGACAACTTGGATTTGGATGATCATATAGCAGCTCTGAAATACCTCCTGAGCTCTCCGTGTCTTTCAGTCCACCTGCATGCATTTGTTTCAATAATGGAGTCTCCTGAATATCTGAAACACGATATTGGACATTTGTTCATGTGTGATGCTTGAGTTATTTTGCAACATAGTGGAACTGATCAACTGCAGTGCTTTCTCAAGAGAATGCTGGTTCAACTCCCCATGGGTTAAAAATCACATTTGTTTTACATTACGTTTTACTTGGGCCAGACTGAGTTGGCAACTGGGTAAGGGAAAATCCTGTCTGCTTCATTAAGTGTTGAAGCGAACTGAAATACATATTcgttttgtaaaaaaaatatatcctgGTATTCTAGGACATTGACAGGGGATATACACTACAAATCTTCCTCAGATTTACGCAAGCATAATATTTGGTTGCATGGTTAAATAGACTAATGGAAAAATAGCTGTGGACACATAGTATACTCAGAATATTGGACACCTTTCTGGTCAGTTTTGCAAAAACGTTTCTACCACTACACCAAGCAATTAAGCACAGAATGAGTACAGATTATGCATATCACAAGAGACAAGAGTATCTGCTCAACTGATGAACAGCCATACAAAACACAGTACAGTCAGGCACACTTAAAAGATGAGTCCACTGAAATCTAAGGGACAGATTGAAATTCACTGGGGGGAGGGGTGGTCCAAAATAAGAGAGGGTTATCAAACTTTTGTTTtttgctttggggagggttgtgtgttttTGGGGGGGCATGGGGGAGGGTAGTGCCTTTAGTCCCTGGTTTACATTCACTCTTCTGCTCATATTTTCCCTATAAAGAATggcttgacttacttttgatactaCCCTAATAAAGTTTAGAAACGTTTGTGAAGGTTTAGTATGGTGGGGCTTTTAAGCTCTCCAACTGACTCCGAAAGCTGAACTTGAGGTGAGGAAGACTGTTTCAGCCCTACCAGAGCTACTCCTATAATATAACAATATAATGTTTATCTTTATACAACATTTATGGATACATTTTTTACTATTTACCCTCCTTATGTAGGTCTATATCTGTATAGCAGACGCAGCAACCATCTGACCATAAAGAAATCACATCGGTGTCGTAGGATcggcatatctctctctcttgggtTAGGCCTAAGCTTATTTATTTAAATATGAATATAATACAGTGGACACGCAATGCCCTGATACATTTTGCACTAAAATCTCTGACAGCTGAACCGTGAGGTGGACAAGGATTTTTTTTAGGAAAGTAGCCTAAACCCCCCTCAAAAAAATAGGCTTTAAAGTTTTGCATATGCTATATGCTCTctcagagagagaaggatgacGGTGCTACAACACCGATGTGATTTCATCGAAACACAAGGAATAGCTTGTGAGAATTGTACTTAAACTCCCCCTTCACACTCATCTGGAGGTTGAGCATTTTTTtgtctatctctgtaatgtgtctgtatttaTGTAATTGTATAGTATTTATGTAAACAAatagggaccacaatggaaataagttgcCGACTTTATAGTGAAATCCTGgtcactttaaaaaaatatttgtgtacagtatatatgtatttttttaactgACAAAATCTATCAGTCAATCAATCCAAACTGTAGCGGCcaattgatgaatggaaagagacatctgttacaaaacaccaaaatgTTTAATGACATTCGGCGATTGCCAAGCCAAGCCTTTAATACAGGGTAAGCCTACAAGatagggagggatgtattttctgtttgtcgagattgatatagtctatttattgtggtgttgaaaacgGAAACCACGATATTGAAGTGCCCGAAGTCTGTATGCTTTGCTTATTGTttgtgtggtgcattggcacagaaacctgaAATTTGTTGCttatattttatataattatagATATGGCATCAAAATGTTGGAAATCAGATTTccccctagctgatcattgtctgcacCAGGCTCTAATCGTTGTGTAAtgaaacagacagggagagggagctcGTCTGTGGTGGTCGGCGAACCCTCAACATTCTGGCCCGTAGTCCTGTGTGGCATCGACTGTTCCACAAAAGCATGCTGAAGTGGCAAAGTCCATATCCACGTTTATAAACACATGGTCGCtacagttattgttatttgtggtcTTAAACATACTTTTGAGTTAATTTTATGAGGGGGAAGGTGTTcaatttattttacagtacaaggggagggtcatgtgaaaACTTTGGGGAGGGGGTGCATTTGTTTTTCATGACAACTTGAGTTGgaccagtcccccccccccatccccccggGTAAATTTCGAACGGTCCTtaacaatataacaatatattAAATGTGTATGAATAGACTCACACTATACAAACAGTGTGACTTATAAAGCAGATTAAAACATTACATAGATTGGGTACCTTTGCTCTGGACAAAGTCCAGCTGTATTAAGGTCTGAAGCAGGGGGTCGGTGTTCAGGGTTAGGTCAAACTCAGGGCCCACCTTGGGCTCCAGAGCCCCTTTGACCCACTGGTCCTGAGACGATGTCACACGTTTGATCAGCGCATCGGAGatctacacagagacacacacagtaggAGGGATCAGCATCAAAGCAGATACAACTCCCCTAAAACATTAATCCTCATAGTAAATATACTATTACAGAGCGCAATATGGTTGGCTTTTTATGATTTCTCTGAGGCTTTGTGCTTCTGGAAAAATGCCAGCAGGAAATGTGCTGAATTTAGGAATAACCCTgtagggcagtggttcccaacctttttcagTTACTACACCAACAACTGAATTTGGCTCTGCCCgaagtacccctgaagtaccccctcatgtacATTTTACCAGTAGCCCAATGGACTCaggagtcttctcaagtaccccctgtggatggGCCAAGTACCCCCTGGGGTTCTAGTAcacctggttgggaaccactgctgtagggTACCAGCTTTCATGCTACCTGCAGAGCTTTTGTGAGAATTTATACAAGCTTTTATGTACAGAGCACAGATTTTGTTCCAAGGGGTATAAGAAATTGTACAATCAACACTTCATACAAATTTGAAGGGAGGAGATAAGCATTGATTCCCAGAAGATAGTCTTTCCACTCTATTTCATCTGATTCAGACCGCTCCTATCAAAAGACGAGGAGAATCAATGGCTTCCGGCTAATGGTGTGGGGAACTAAATATGTCACCTTGATGAGGGTGTCACAAACCAATGTTCAGTATCACGTTAATCTTTATTAGTACAAGCCAATGAGAAATGGTTTGGAATGACCTGTCAAGTATCAATATCTTCATCCACACTTAGCCAACAACAAAAACATCTATCCACATCTTTCTACAAGCTTATCATATGTATTCAATCAATATTTATTAGTATAGTAAAATATATAAGCGGTTCTTCAAAGGTCTCCTCTATTTGGTCTTAGCATTTAGAGCCCAGTAGGAGACAGGAACATCTGAGGGAAGTTTTCTCTGCATGAGAGGCAGACCGGCAGGCAGCAAGGATAGCCTCATCCATATCCTTCTACTAGCAGAGCTCCTGACCCATTCATCTATCCTTCCATACATCACTACTGTACCTGCAGGAAGCCGCTGGGGTCGTTCTCTTTGATCACCTCCAGACAGTACTCCATCATGCCTGTAGTCTGACGTAGCTTCATAGTGCAGTGAGTGATCTGGTCACGCACcacctgaacacaacacaacacatgagAAGCCAGAAGGACACAGACAGGCACCCTTTAATGTCATATTAACACTGGGCAGGCatttcacacacacgcacgcacgcacacacacaagtggaccccaggaagagtagctgctgcttcagcaacagctaatggagaggctggtgggaggagctataggagggcaggctcattgtaatgtctggaataGAATATATGGagcggtatcaaacacatcaaacatatggaaaccacatgtttgactctgtgTGCTTCCTCCTCTCCACAGAGCACTGGGGAAAATGGATTTGGGTGACTGTCAAAGCCATTCATTCACAGCTAATTGAAATTCAGTGGACTGTCACCATTTTATGAGCCATTGTTTGGATAGACCACTTATACCTGCTCATGTGTTCAACTCATCTTTGCATTTTCAGGAAAAAAATATGACTATCAGATTATAAATGAAAAGGTCATACAAGGTAGATTAATTTCAAAGCAGTTAATCCCTCTTTATCAAATTAAGCCTTACAATTCCAAATTTATCCAATAAATAATTTGATTAAGTCACTGACACATTCAGGCAATAAACCAATAATTAATTAAATGCTCATAAACTATTCAACTGGATCTTAATTGAATAAAATAAGCATAAAATTAGCATTCCTAAAGGTTAGATTGAATAAAATATCACACAAATATAAACACACCAGAGGACAGTCAGGAACTGTCATATCTATCCAATGATAATGAATGAGCAGTAAGGTAAATAATTGTAACGACTCTGATTGAATTGACTGTATAATCCTCACATTACGCAGCATTAAAACAATAACAATCCAGCGCTCTATGGATTATGCCTGGACTAGACTGTCACGAATGACATGAAATCACTCTCTCCTTGGGAATGTGTAGTGTGGCGAAAGAGGCCACTGATAAAAACACAGCCGACAGACTACTGGCTCGGAAGAAATGAATTAGAGTAGAAAATGACATTCACTGacacaaactaacacaacacTTGACGATTGAACAGGGGGAAACAAATGCCCTGATGTTGGGATTACATGATAAAAAATAAGATATTAGTGCCTTTGATGATAGAAACAGCTGTGTGATAGCTGAAATATTTTCAGTCGGGGATCATTGTCTTGTAGCTGATATAAAATAGCTTACCGCTAATCACCAACCATCTATCTCCACCACACTGTAGAAGATCAAATGTAATGGACACCAAATGCTGTCACGACAGTAGTTTGGTAAAAGCCCAACAACTGCTTTTTACAGTCCAGTTACTGATTTTACCATATGGCCGGAACTAAAGTCCATAAAACTCTTATTTTGTAATCTTCTGAAAAGGGTACATTAGTGTGATGGCCTTAATCAAAGTGAAATGAAAAGACCCTTTTTTCTGCTGTGTGATGCTGCAGCAGTCCTAGCTGCTCTTCAGCTCCAGCCCTGATAAACACAACAGCTGTCCTCTGAAGCCCCAATCCTCCAGCCGGGCACGTTGAGCCTGGGCATGGATCCATATGACCCACTGAGAGCTTAACGCCAGCCAGCCTGCAGGCCAAGGCCCACCACTCAGCTGGGGCTTCaaaaggagaggacaggggggaggagaggagagagacctggGTCCAGATGCACCTCGACCTAGGCCGAAACATGTGCACAACCCTGGATGCCCTTTGTTGCTAGAGAGAGCTGACAGCTGAGTCAATCACTACTCAGAGTTGTATTATGAATAACAGTTATCTATTGCTCATATTTTTTAAGTGTGCAAAGTCATGTTAACATATTTGATGCAGAGAGAGTACTGTGATTATTGTTATCAATAAACCATAAACCATTCACCGAACTGAATGATGCCATCTGTACATTACAGCCAACATAACCTGGTCCCCAGGCTAATTGTGCACAGTACAATCCGAGCTTGGTCTGGTGTGTGAGACTGCAGTCAACATGACGTTCCCAACCATCAAGCTGTTGGAGTGTCCATCAGATCAGACCCGCTGACCCACCTTGAGCTTGTACTCCCTCTCTTTGGTAACCTTGGTGAGGAGCTTGGCTTTCTGCCGCGTCAGAGCCTCAATAAGGGCGTCACACTGAGCCACCAGGCAGGCCTCGAACTCCACCCCGTTCTCCTGCCagggacacaacacaacacatcgcTTACTGACAGAACAGGGAGGTACAGGGCGCTAgggcgagacacagagagacagggggcaAGGACACCACCGGACTGCATATTCTGACACCACGCTGATTCCTGTTAAATCTTCCATCATCGACACTGTATATCAATAATTTATGTGAGAGTAGATGAGGCCTGAGATAGTGAATTCTAATCTAGAAACACTTTGCACTCAGTTCAAGGATGAGCAGAGCTGGGATTATACTCAAATAGAATCCTCTCAAACTGAGAATAAGAGTCTTAATaaatcgaatcaaattttatttgtcacatgcaccaaatacatgCCACATGCACCACACAGGTATAGATCCtaccgtgaaatgcttccttacaagcccttaaccaacaatgcagttcaagaaatagagttaagaaaatatttactaaataaactaaagtaaaaattataaaaagtaacacaataaaataacaataacaaggctatatacagggggtcccGGTATTGAGTCTGTGtgcagggtacaggttagttgaggtaattttaACATGTAggaggggtgaagtgactatgcatagataataaacagcaagtagcagcagtgtgaaaACAAGGGGGTGTTTTTGACAATACACAGCATTGCTGCGACTGATAAGACATGGAAGTGCAGTATAAAAGCTGTGATTGTCTGGGGCAGTCCCTGTGGACAGTG from Salvelinus fontinalis isolate EN_2023a chromosome 20, ASM2944872v1, whole genome shotgun sequence encodes:
- the LOC129817476 gene encoding E3 ubiquitin-protein ligase TRIM9-like isoform X2 translates to MMDEELKCPVCGSLFKDPILLPCSHNVCLACARNIIVQTPEGETPPHSRASNSDYDYLDMDKMSMYSETDSGYGSYTPCLKSPNGVRVFPPTLVHRHCSITCPLCHRSVSLDERGLRGFPRNRLLEAIVSRYQQSRSVNVKCQLCDRNPVDATVMCEQCDVFYCTPCQQRCHPSRGQLAKHRLVPPTQSPVAGGQQMPAATLRKQGTCADHDTMNFSMYCVNCKTPVCMKCLEGGKHGSHDVKPLAAMWKQHKCQLSQALNGVSDKAKDAKEFLVQLKNMLQQIQENGVEFEACLVAQCDALIEALTRQKAKLLTKVTKEREYKLKVVRDQITHCTMKLRQTTGMMEYCLEVIKENDPSGFLQISDALIKRVTSSQDQWVKGALEPKVGPEFDLTLNTDPLLQTLIQLDFVQSKVESATVPPAPLLQLEKCCTRNNSATLAWRVSVFPSNPIEGYVLELDDGNGGQYREVYVGKETVCTVDGLHFNSSYNARVKAYNSTGVGPYSKTVVLKTSDVAWFTFDPASAHRDIVLTNENQTVSCNSYDDRVVLGTAAFSKGVHYWELMVDRYDNHPDPAFGVARINTMKDMMLGKDDKAWAMYVDNNRSWFMHNNSHTNRAEGGISKGATVGILLDLNKHTVTFFINKQQHGPVAFENLEGVFMPAVSINRNVQVTLLTGMEVPKNFKQQ
- the LOC129817476 gene encoding E3 ubiquitin-protein ligase TRIM9-like isoform X1 — protein: MMDEELKCPVCGSLFKDPILLPCSHNVCLACARNIIVQTPEGETPPHSRASNSDYDYLDMDKMSMYSETDSGYGSYTPCLKSPNGVRVFPPTLVHRHCSITCPLCHRSVSLDERGLRGFPRNRLLEAIVSRYQQSRSVNVKCQLCDRNPVDATVMCEQCDVFYCTPCQQRCHPSRGQLAKHRLVPPTQSPVAGGQQMPAATLRKQGTCADHDTMNFSMYCVNCKTPVCMKCLEGGKHGSHDVKPLAAMWKQHKCQLSQALNGVSDKAKDAKEFLVQLKNMLQQIQENGVEFEACLVAQCDALIEALTRQKAKLLTKVTKEREYKLKVVRDQITHCTMKLRQTTGMMEYCLEVIKENDPSGFLQISDALIKRVTSSQDQWVKGALEPKVGPEFDLTLNTDPLLQTLIQLDFVQSKDIQETPLLKQMHAGGLKDTESSGVESATVPPAPLLQLEKCCTRNNSATLAWRVSVFPSNPIEGYVLELDDGNGGQYREVYVGKETVCTVDGLHFNSSYNARVKAYNSTGVGPYSKTVVLKTSDVAWFTFDPASAHRDIVLTNENQTVSCNSYDDRVVLGTAAFSKGVHYWELMVDRYDNHPDPAFGVARINTMKDMMLGKDDKAWAMYVDNNRSWFMHNNSHTNRAEGGISKGATVGILLDLNKHTVTFFINKQQHGPVAFENLEGVFMPAVSINRNVQVTLLTGMEVPKNFKQQ
- the LOC129817476 gene encoding E3 ubiquitin-protein ligase TRIM9-like isoform X3 yields the protein MMDEELKCPVCGSLFKDPILLPCSHNVCLACARNIIVQTPEGETPPHSRASNSDYDYLDMDKMSMYSETDSGYGSYTPCLKSPNGVRVFPPTLVHRHCSITCPLCHRSVSLDERGLRGFPRNRLLEAIVSRYQQSRSVNVKCQLCDRNPVDATVMCEQCDVFYCTPCQQRCHPSRGQLAKHRLVPPTQSPVAGGQQMPAATLRKQGTCADHDTMNFSMYCVNCKTPVCMKCLEGGKHGSHDVKPLAAMWKQHKCQLSQALNGVSDKAKDAKEFLVQLKNMLQQIQENGVEFEACLVAQCDALIEALTRQKAKLLTKVTKEREYKLKVVRDQITHCTMKLRQTTGMMEYCLEVIKENDPSGFLQISDALIKRVTSSQDQWVKGALEPKVGPEFDLTLNTDPLLQTLIQLDFVQSKDIQETPLLKQMHAGGLKDTESSGVESATVPPAPLLQLEKCCTRNNSATLAWRVSVFPSNPIEGYVLELDDGNGGQYREVYVGKETVCTVDGLHFNSSYNARVKAYNSTGVGPYSKTVVLKTSDVAWFTFDPASAHRDIVLTNENQTVSCNSYDDRVVLGTAAFSKGVHYWELMVDRYDNHPDPAFGVARINTMKDMMLGKDDKAWAMYVDNNRSWFMHNNSHTNSCHVGAYHPQ